Proteins encoded by one window of Ictidomys tridecemlineatus isolate mIctTri1 chromosome 7, mIctTri1.hap1, whole genome shotgun sequence:
- the Ndufb3 gene encoding NADH dehydrogenase [ubiquinone] 1 beta subcomplex subunit 3, whose product MTPGHGHGHEHGHGKLELPDYRHWKIEGTPLQTVQEKLAAKGLRDPWGRNEAWRYMGGFAHNVSFVGVLLKGFKWGFAAFVVAVGAEYYLESQKKDNNHH is encoded by the exons ATGACTCCTGGACATGGACATGGACATGAACATGGTCATGGAAAACTAGAACTTCCAGATTATAGGCATTGGAAGATAGAAGGGACACCATTACAAACTGTCCAGGAGAAGCTGGCTGCAAAAGGGCTCAGGGATCCATGGGGCCG GAATGAAGCTTGGAGATACATGGGTGGCTTTGCACACAATGTTTCCTTTGTTGGTGTATTATTAAAAGGATTTAAATGGGGATTTGCTGCTTTTGTGGTAGCCGTAGGGGCCGAATATTATCTGGAGTCCCAGAAAAAAGATAACAATCATCACTGA